TGGCAAGAAACTTtttgcctgctcagtttgtggtcataaATTTTCTTCGAATAGCAACCTAAAAGCGCATACAAGAACTCACACTGGCGAGAAACCTTTCGCCTGCTCCGATTGTGGTCACAAATTCACTCAAAGGCAAAACTTCATCATGCATACAAAAACCCACGATGGTCAGAAACCAtttgcctgctcagtttgtggtcacaaATTCACTAAAAGGCAAAACTTGACAACGCActtaagaacccacactggtgagaaaCCCTTTTCCTGCTCAGACTGTGGCCGAACATTCGCTCAGAACGAACACCTTAAACAACACACCAGGacccacactggtgagaaaCCTTTCGTCTGCTCGATTTGCGGTCAAAGATTCGCTCAAAGGGCAAACTTCAAAacgcacacaagaacccacactggtgagaaaccttttgcctgctcagtttgtggtcaaagatttacTCAAAGGCAAAACTTAAAAATGCACacgagaacccacactggcgagaaaccttttgcctgcttaGTTTGTGGTCATAAATTCTCTTTGAAAAGCAACTTAAAAACGCACatgagaacccacactggcgagaaAGCCTTTTCCTGCTCAATCTGTGGCCGAACATTCGCTCAAAACGAACACCTTAAACAACACGCCAGAACCCACACGGGTTAGAAACCAGTTTCCTGCTCAGATTGTGATCAAAAATTCAGAAGAGCTAAAGAGGCACACAAAAACAGTGGTGAGTAacccttttcctgctcagtggtggtcaaggattcagacAGCGTGATGGTGAGGAGGTTTATTCCtgcataaaataaatgaaagttGATGTGAATAAAACGTCTTTTAAATAAACGGATTGTtagattttccaatgtaaacaaaataataaactgCTATATACGATTGCTTGCCAGTGCTTCTTCTCCTTCATTATTGCTCCCGGACTTGAGTACTATCTCAACGAGGGGCGCTGGTTAGCCCTCggttacatacatacatttctgcagatatttctgTCTTTTCAtgcgacaacactgacaaaatgacactttgacacaatgaaaagtagtctgtgtgcagtttatataatagagttcatttattttcccctcaaaatatagccattaatatctaaacccctagcaacaaaagtgagtacaccccttagaaactacatacatccctaaatgtccaaattgagtactgcttgtcatgttCCCTCTAAAATATCAAGCCCACAaagagtttgctgaagacatgtaaa
This sequence is a window from Corythoichthys intestinalis isolate RoL2023-P3 chromosome 13, ASM3026506v1, whole genome shotgun sequence. Protein-coding genes within it:
- the LOC130928374 gene encoding zinc finger protein OZF-like isoform X2 produces the protein MERDTNGPVRNLATSLPARSVANSVANALPDRAGLLSSVCFIKSLGPGKQEPESPGIKEEVELPLIKEEPEPTRQQKREEQFPIKKEEEELPYVKEEEDEQDITRSTDEPLKNEDGLSEANRGAEPPSGSSSSTGLRADNFNAPLSDSDDATSHSPYTDEADDAHKKDLSDDKLCKCSQCGKTYHNKSNLNRHIKSHTCEKAFFCSVCGERFTKRQNLKRHARTHIGKKLFACSVCGHKFSSNSNLKAHTRTHTGEKPFACSDCGHKFTQRQNFIMHTKTHDGQKPFACSVCGHKFTKRQNLTTHLRTHTGEKPFSCSDCGRTFAQNEHLKQHTRTHTGEKPFVCSICGQRFAQRANFKTHTRTHTGEKPFACSVCGQRFTQRQNLKMHTRTHTGEKPFACLVCGHKFSLKSNLKTHMRTHTGEKAFSCSICGRTFAQNEHLKQHARTHTG